One Gordonia pseudamarae genomic window, TGACGAAAGCCCGTGCAGCTCAACGAAACCACGGGCGGCGGACTGGTCGAAGCTGTCGCCCTCGTCGTAGGTGGCGAGGTTGAAGTCGTACAGCGACTCGCTGCTGCGCCGGCCGGTGGCCGCGATGTGGCCGCCGTGCAGCACCAGCCGGATGTCGCCGCTGACGTGAGTCTGGGTGGCGTCGACGAAGGCCTCCAGCGAACGTCGCAGCGGCGAGAACCACAGGCCGTCGTACACCAGCTCGGCCCACTTCTGATCGGTGTGCCGCTTGTACCGGCCCAGCTCGCGTTCGAGGGTGACGTGCTCGAGTTCCTCGTGTGCCCGGATCAGCACCATGGCGCCGGGCGCCTCGTATACCTCGCGGCTCTTGATGCCCACGAGCCGGTCCTCGACCACGTCGAGGCGACCGACGCCCTGAGCGCCCGCACGACGATTCAGTTCGACGATCGCCTCCAGCACACTGACCGGGCGGCCGTCGATGGCGACGGGACGACCCTTGTCGAAGCTGATGATGACCTCGTCGGGCGACTGCCAGTTGAGCGTCGGGTCGTCGGTGTAGTCGTAGACGTCCTTGGTGGGCGCGTTCCACAGGTCTTCGAGGAAGCCGGTCTCCACGGCGCGTCCCCACACGTTCTGGTCGATGGAGAACGGCGACTTCTTGGTGACGTTGATCGGGATCGCGTTCTCCTCGGCGAAGGCGATCGCCTTCTCCCGGGTCCAGGCGTAATCACGAACCGGTGCAAGAACTTCGAGGTCGGGTGCGAGGGTGGCGAAGCCGACCTCGAACCGCACCTGGTCGTTGCCCTTGCCGGTGCAGCCGTGGGCGACGACGGTGCCGCCGTGAGCGCGGGCGGCCTGCACCAGGTGCTTGGCGATCAGCGGGCGCGAGAGTGCCGACACCAGCGGGTAGCGGTCCATGTAGAGGGCGTTGGAGGTGATCGCGGGCAGGCAGTAGTCGTCGGCGAACTCGTCGCGGGCATCCACGACGACGGCCTCGACAGCACCGCAGTCGAGGGCACGCTGCCGGACAACCTCCATGTCCTCGCCGCCCTGGCCGAGGTCGAGCGCCACGGCGACGACCTCCTTGCCGGTCTCCTTCTGGATCCAGCTGATGGCGACGGAGGTGTCGAGGCCGCCGGAGTAGGCGAGAACAACGCGTTCGGTCATGGTCTGTGCGCTCCTTAGGTGTCGGGAGAAGTCTAGTGAGTGTTCGGGGGACGCCGTCCCCCAGGCAGTGGTCACCGGGCCGGCCGGCGGCGGGCGATCGGTTCGGGTTCGGCTTTACACCAGACCCTCGATTCGCCGCGCCAGTTCGGCGCCGTCGAGTGGTTCGCGGGCGACCACGAGGATCGTGTCGTCGCCGGCGATGGTGCCGACGATGTCGGGCAGACTCGCCCGGTCGATGGCACTGGCCAGGTAATGCGCGGCGCCCGGCGGGGTGCGCAGGACAGCAAGATTGCCACTGGCGTCGGTGGATACCAGCAATTCCGACAGCAGTCGGGCCAATCGGTCGGTTCCACCGGCAACCCCGCGGACCGGGGAACCGTCCTCGGGAACGACGTAGATGCCGGCCCCTCCGTCTGCGGCGCGCAGTTTGACCGCGCCCAGCTCGTCCAGATCACGCGAGAGGGTCGCCTGCGTCGCGTCCACGCCCTCGGCGGCCAGTAGTTTCTGCAAGGCCGACTGGCTGCGGACCTGTCTGGACGACAGGAGCGTGACGATCAGTGCGTGCCTGCCCGCCCGGGTGTGCGCGAGCCGCGATTCGGGCAGGCGCCCGGCCGGTGCTCCCTCTGAGGTGTCGGCGGCTGTCACTACTGCCCCAGCAACCAGATCAGCAGGGCCTTCTGCGCGTGCAGCCGATTCTCGGCCTCGTCGAAGACGACGCTGGCGGGCCCGTCGATCACCTCGTCGGTGATCTCGTCGCCACGATGGGCCGGAAGGCAGTGCAGCACGATCGCTTCCGGGTCGGCCAGGGCCAGCAGGTCGGCGTTGATCTGGTACGGCCGGAACGGCGCGCGCCGGTCCTTGCCGTCGCTCTCCTGCCCCATCGACACCCAGGTGTCGGTGACGAGCACGTCGGCCCCGGCCACCGCGGTACGCGGATCGCGTTCGACGGCGACCGATCCGCCGGTCGCCGCGGCGCGGTCGCGGGTCGCCTCGATGACCGCCGGGTGGGGGTCGAAGCCCTCGGGCGCCGAGATCGTCACATGCATTCCGGCGGTCACCCCGCCGAGCGCCAGCGAATGCGCCATGTTGTTGGCGCCGTCACCGAGATAGGTCATCGACAGGCCCGCGGTTCTGCCCTTGTGCTCGATGATGGTCTGCAGATCCGCGAGTACCTGACATGGATGCCACATGTCCGAGAGCGCGTTGACCACCGGAACGGTCGCCTGCGAGGCCATCGCCTCGAGCCGCTCATGTCCGGAGGTGCGCCATACGATCGCCTCGACGAACCGGGACAGCACGCGAGCGGTGTCCTCGATGGTCTCGTCGCGGCCGAGTTGGGTGGTGGTGCCGTCGACGACCACGGCGTGACCGCCGAGCTGGGCCACGCCGAGCTCGAACGAGAACCGGGTCCGGGTGGAGTTCTTGTCGAAGATCACCCCGACCCCGCGCGGGCCCTCCAGTGGCCGCATACCGAACGGGTCGGCCTTGACGGTGGCCGCCAGCTCTAGGATCCGCGCCTGCTCGTCGGGGGTGACGTCGTCGTCACGCAGAAAGTGCCGGGTCACTGCCCTGCCTCCTTGTCACCGGTCGCCTGCTGTGCGGCGTCGAGTATCGCCGGCAGTGCACCGACGAAGCGTGTGCCCTGGTCCTCGGTGAGGATCAGTGGCGGGGCGAGCCGCAGCACGTCGGGTGCGGGTGCGTTGATCAGGTAGCCCGCATCGCGCGCCGCCACCTCGACCGCCGACGAGATGGGTTGCGCCAGGGTGACACCCAGCAGCAGTCCGGCTCCGCGGACACCGGTCACCAGCGGGTGGCCGAGTTCCTCGATACCGGCCGCGATGGTTTTGCCCACCGACGCGACATGCTCGCAGAGTCCTTCGTCATCGATCACCCCGATGACCGCGAGCGCGGCGGCGGCGGCCACCGGGTTTCCGCCGAAGGTGGTGCCGTGCTGGCCGGGGCCGAACAGGTCGGCGGCCGGGCCCGTGGCCAGGACCGCCCCGATCGGCAGCCCACCGCCGAGCCCCTTGGCCAGCGTGAGTACGTCGGGGACGATGCCTACGCCCTGGTGGGCGAAGAACGGCCCGGTGCGGGCCACCCCGGTCTGCACCTCGTCGAGGATGAGCAGGGCACCCCGCTCCGCGGTGATCCGCCGGGCGTGGGCGAGATAATCGGCGGGCGGGACGATGACGCCGGCCTCGCCCTGGATCGGTTCGAGAATGACCGCGGCGGTGCGATCGGTGACCGCGGCGTCGAGCGCGTCGTGGTCACCGAACGGCACGAACCGCACTCCCGGCGGCATCGGCTCGAACGGCGCCCGCTTGCCGGGCTGCCCGGTCATGGCCAGCGAGCCCATGGTCCGGCCGTGGAATCCCCTGTCGGCGGCGATGATCTCGGACCGGCCGGTGAGCCGGGCGAGCTTGAACGCGGCCTCGTTGGCCTCGGTACCCGAATTGCAGAAGAAGGCGCGGCCCGGGTGTCCGAACTTGTCGAGCAGCCGCTCGGCGAGTTCGACGACGCGCGGATTGACGTACAGGTTGGACACGTGGCCGAGGATGCCGAGCTGGTCGGTGACCGCCGCGATGATCGCCGGGTGCGCGTGGCCGAGGGCGTTGACCGCGATACCGCCGAGAAGGTCGAGGTACTCGCGTCCGTCGGCGTCGGTGACCACCGCACCCTGTCCCCCGACCAGCGCGAGCGGCGGGGTTCCGTAGTTGTTCATCAGCGATGCCGACCACCGCTGCCGCAGAGTTGTCATGAGTTGTTCCGTTCGGAGCGATATGGGTGACCGTTACACGGGGGTGCCGGGAACCACGCGGGTTCCGGCCGAGCTGGAGGTGAGCAGTTCGGCGAGCACGGCGTGCGGGACCCGTCCGTCGACGACGTGGGCCCGCCGGACGCCGCCGTCGACGGCGCGCAGACAGGCCTCCATTTTCGGAATCATGCCCGAATCGAGTGTCGGCAACAGTTCGGCGAGGTCCGCGGTGCTGATCGAGGACACCAGCGACGAGCGGTCCGGCCAGTCGGTGTACAAACCTTCGACGTCGGTCAGCATCACCAACCGGGCCGCGCCCAGTGCCTCGGCGAGTGCTCCGGCGGCGGTGTCGGCGTTGATGTTGTGCACTACCCCGTCCTTGTCGGGAGCGATCGTCGAGACGACGGGGATCCGCCCGGCGGCGACCAGATCGAGGACCGCCGAGGTGTTGACGGAGGTGATGTCGCCGACCAGTCCGATGTCGGTGGTGACCCCGTCGACTTGGACGGTGCGCCGGGT contains:
- the argF gene encoding ornithine carbamoyltransferase; protein product: MTRHFLRDDDVTPDEQARILELAATVKADPFGMRPLEGPRGVGVIFDKNSTRTRFSFELGVAQLGGHAVVVDGTTTQLGRDETIEDTARVLSRFVEAIVWRTSGHERLEAMASQATVPVVNALSDMWHPCQVLADLQTIIEHKGRTAGLSMTYLGDGANNMAHSLALGGVTAGMHVTISAPEGFDPHPAVIEATRDRAAATGGSVAVERDPRTAVAGADVLVTDTWVSMGQESDGKDRRAPFRPYQINADLLALADPEAIVLHCLPAHRGDEITDEVIDGPASVVFDEAENRLHAQKALLIWLLGQ
- the argB gene encoding acetylglutamate kinase, giving the protein MSDSGFTAIDKAAVLAESLPALQELHGATVVVKYGGNAMVDERLKAAFAADMVFLRACGMHPIVVHGGGPQISAMLKRLGLQGEFRGGFRVTTPEVMDVARMVLFGQVGRELVGLINTYGPYAVGITGEDAHLFTATRRTVQVDGVTTDIGLVGDITSVNTSAVLDLVAAGRIPVVSTIAPDKDGVVHNINADTAAGALAEALGAARLVMLTDVEGLYTDWPDRSSLVSSISTADLAELLPTLDSGMIPKMEACLRAVDGGVRRAHVVDGRVPHAVLAELLTSSSAGTRVVPGTPV
- a CDS encoding argininosuccinate synthase translates to MTERVVLAYSGGLDTSVAISWIQKETGKEVVAVALDLGQGGEDMEVVRQRALDCGAVEAVVVDARDEFADDYCLPAITSNALYMDRYPLVSALSRPLIAKHLVQAARAHGGTVVAHGCTGKGNDQVRFEVGFATLAPDLEVLAPVRDYAWTREKAIAFAEENAIPINVTKKSPFSIDQNVWGRAVETGFLEDLWNAPTKDVYDYTDDPTLNWQSPDEVIISFDKGRPVAIDGRPVSVLEAIVELNRRAGAQGVGRLDVVEDRLVGIKSREVYEAPGAMVLIRAHEELEHVTLERELGRYKRHTDQKWAELVYDGLWFSPLRRSLEAFVDATQTHVSGDIRLVLHGGHIAATGRRSSESLYDFNLATYDEGDSFDQSAARGFVELHGLSSKISAKRDLGL
- a CDS encoding acetylornithine transaminase; translated protein: MTTLRQRWSASLMNNYGTPPLALVGGQGAVVTDADGREYLDLLGGIAVNALGHAHPAIIAAVTDQLGILGHVSNLYVNPRVVELAERLLDKFGHPGRAFFCNSGTEANEAAFKLARLTGRSEIIAADRGFHGRTMGSLAMTGQPGKRAPFEPMPPGVRFVPFGDHDALDAAVTDRTAAVILEPIQGEAGVIVPPADYLAHARRITAERGALLILDEVQTGVARTGPFFAHQGVGIVPDVLTLAKGLGGGLPIGAVLATGPAADLFGPGQHGTTFGGNPVAAAAALAVIGVIDDEGLCEHVASVGKTIAAGIEELGHPLVTGVRGAGLLLGVTLAQPISSAVEVAARDAGYLINAPAPDVLRLAPPLILTEDQGTRFVGALPAILDAAQQATGDKEAGQ
- a CDS encoding arginine repressor; the encoded protein is MTAADTSEGAPAGRLPESRLAHTRAGRHALIVTLLSSRQVRSQSALQKLLAAEGVDATQATLSRDLDELGAVKLRAADGGAGIYVVPEDGSPVRGVAGGTDRLARLLSELLVSTDASGNLAVLRTPPGAAHYLASAIDRASLPDIVGTIAGDDTILVVAREPLDGAELARRIEGLV